Within the Rosa rugosa chromosome 2, drRosRugo1.1, whole genome shotgun sequence genome, the region GCATACCCATCATATTAGTGCCTTCTTCTCACAAATGTGCCTAAGAGGCCATGAACCCAGTCTCGTAAATCTTTCTATGCAGATTAGTgcatttttttcttatttacaTATGGTCAGCTTGCATTCTATTATCCTATCAAAAATCAAGattgttgtgaaatttgataTCATTCTATTAAAAGTAATCAACAGCTATAAGTAGGATAGTTCTTTACTCTTACAATTTAGAATAATTTGGGCTCAGAAATAGTTGTGTCATAATATGAAATCAAACTGAAGAGGATGCATTCCTTTCAAAGAAATTCAGAGTACTTCTGTTTCAGGGATCTTCCTTTTCTCTGATGTTGCTATCATTGACATTCAGGGGTGATTTCAAGGTTCTGCCTCCTCTCTAGTATTGCTATTGATAACTTTCAGCGATTCTGGCGATTCTGGCATACCTTTCTTATGGGCCATATCATAGGTTGCATGAAGGCCAAAGAAAGCATAGTATATAAGCATCACAACAGTGCATATTCCAAATCTTTCAAAAGCAGAAGAACCCAAAGATCCCATGAGAAAAATATTTGTGGCAATTGACAAGGATGGCAACCAAGGAACCAGTGGAACCCCCCAGACTTTTGGTGACCTCTGTTGAGGTAGAAACACTGACATTGCCAAAGTTGCAAAGAACCAAAGAGGAACTGTCACAACATAACCAATCCAACCATTGGGATTCAATCCCCAGTAAGTTGAAGTCCCTATTGAGGAAGAAATAATGATCACCAAGTAAACAACTAGCTTCAAGAGATGTGGTCTTGGGGTGACATCGGTCACGTAGTATCTCCTCACTAGAAGTGCAACAGCCATCAACGTGAAGATAAAGAGTGTGCTCACCGATAACAGGCTTGCCAAGACGTCCAAGCTTGAAAAGAAAGCAATCCAGGAACTTGAAGCAACTATCAAGAGTGTAGCATTTATGGGGGTTCCTGTCTTTGGATGGACAAGAGCAAACCATGGTGGAATCATGTGGGCTCGTGCTATGTGAGTGATATACCGAGCCTGTCCAAGTGTTCCCACCAGAAGAACAGTGGTCATTCCCTTGAGAGCACCAAGAGCTACCAGGTACTTGGCCCATGTCATGCCCACACTTTGAAATGCGATAGAGTAAGCTGCATTTGGGTCTATGTCTGTGTATTTCTGCATCATAGGCAGTGAAAGTGCCATTAAACAATATACAACAGTTATGATTGACATTGATCCAAGCAATCCAATCGGTATGTCTCTGGATGGATTTTTGGTTTCTTCAGCCATGGTGGCAATGCTGTCAAATCCTCCGTAAGCAAAGTAAACAATTGCAGCTGCTTGAAAGACCCCTTTAGGCCCAAAAGGCATAAAAGGTTTCATATTTGAGAGATTAGCTTGGGAAAACCCTGCAATCAATACAAACAATATTACAACATTATTGACTGCGGATGCTATCCAATTCAAGTAAGAGGTTTTCCTTGTgctgatcattgtaattgtagCAGCTACAGCCAGAACAACAACAGCTATTGGGTCCAGGAGATTGTAGCCCTCAGTGAGATTTGTGTGGAAGCGTAATGAGTTGGAGGGACGATTCAAGAGCGATGTGAAGTAAGAAGTCCATGCTCTGGCAACTGCTGCACTTCCTACAACACCCTCAAGAAGTATATTTCCTGCTGTTATGAATGCTACAAAGTCTCCTAACTCAATCCGGAGGTAAGCAAAAGATCCACCAGCCGCTGGTATTTCGACTGAAAATTCAGTGTAGCAGAAGACAGAGAGCATCGCCGAGATACCTGAAGCAACATAGGACAAGACAATAGCTGGTCCAGCATGGTCATGTGTTTCTTGCCCAGTAAGCACAAAGATGCCTGCACCAATTACTGAACCGAAACCAAACCAGATGAGATCCCACCATGTGAGGCAACGTTTCATGTTATTCTCACTTTGTTTCGGGAGCTCCCTAGTCTCATTTTCATCATTTGATCTGCTTATGAGTCGGTCCTTGAACCTGTGGCGCGTCTGTGACAAGGCAGTTCGATATGCGCTCCAATTTTGAAAGGACTCTTCTGGCAGGAAATCTTGTTTGCTCCATCTCCAGTAGGTTCTTGGCTGGACTTCTTCACCAATTTCTCCCTCGGAACTCATTAGGTCTATTTTCCCTTATATTCTCTTCACTAAAACTTAAGGCAACTGAAATATAAGAATATTGGTTACTCTCCTTGCATCCTTCCCCTTCACTTATGTAGTGTGAAATGTTAAAAGATTGGTTTGGATTCTAATCCCCTAATTTCAGGATTGTTCAATTATTGGTGTTGAGAATAGAGGTTGTGAGCTGAGCTCCATCCACAACAGTTGGTTTATAGTCAAATGATGCAGACGATTGAACAGACTAGCCCAAGTTGTTTTTAGTAATCTAGTGGGCGGATTTTCTTGGATTCTAGGTAAGAAACATTGTCATATTTGATGTGCTTTGTTCAGAAAACTACAATTTTTACTTGAATAATAGGTACTTGCATTGTCATTTACTATGGAGATTCCTGTGCTCGCCTAGCTCTGTCCTTATCTATTCCAAACTTGTGGAGATACTGCCGTTTCCCAAATTATGTGTATTTTCCATATGAGATAGTGGTCTTGATTTTCACCCATTGACCTCGAGAGTGATGGGTCTACATATCAAATGACCAGGCTTTTTAGCTCATAGCATGGCTATTTTTCTTGTGCATGACAGACTACCATATCAAACTGAGAAGACGTGGATCATATTTAGTTTAAATTTCAACCATGATGCATGACTTCAAAGCTTAAATATATGGTTATTCAAAAGGAGCCACGGAAATCATGGATGATGATACTTACCTCTAACAGTGAATCAATCATTCAATGGGAATGA harbors:
- the LOC133728824 gene encoding cationic amino acid transporter 5, whose amino-acid sequence is MSSEGEIGEEVQPRTYWRWSKQDFLPEESFQNWSAYRTALSQTRHRFKDRLISRSNDENETRELPKQSENNMKRCLTWWDLIWFGFGSVIGAGIFVLTGQETHDHAGPAIVLSYVASGISAMLSVFCYTEFSVEIPAAGGSFAYLRIELGDFVAFITAGNILLEGVVGSAAVARAWTSYFTSLLNRPSNSLRFHTNLTEGYNLLDPIAVVVLAVAATITMISTRKTSYLNWIASAVNNVVILFVLIAGFSQANLSNMKPFMPFGPKGVFQAAAIVYFAYGGFDSIATMAEETKNPSRDIPIGLLGSMSIITVVYCLMALSLPMMQKYTDIDPNAAYSIAFQSVGMTWAKYLVALGALKGMTTVLLVGTLGQARYITHIARAHMIPPWFALVHPKTGTPINATLLIVASSSWIAFFSSLDVLASLLSVSTLFIFTLMAVALLVRRYYVTDVTPRPHLLKLVVYLVIIISSSIGTSTYWGLNPNGWIGYVVTVPLWFFATLAMSVFLPQQRSPKVWGVPLVPWLPSLSIATNIFLMGSLGSSAFERFGICTVVMLIYYAFFGLHATYDMAHKKGMPESPESLKVINSNTREEAEP